The following are encoded together in the Pan troglodytes isolate AG18354 chromosome 6, NHGRI_mPanTro3-v2.0_pri, whole genome shotgun sequence genome:
- the LOC129135419 gene encoding speedy protein E18-like: protein MDRTETRFRKRGQITAKIMTSRQPHPQNEQSPQQSTSGYPLQEVVDDEALGPSAPGVDPSPPCRSLGWKRKKEWSDESEEEPEKELASEPEETWVVETLCGLKMKLKQQPVSPILPEHHKDFNSQLAPGVDPSPPHRSFCWKRKMEWWDESEESEEELRKVLAPEPEEIWVAEMLCGLKMKLKRQRVSLVLPEHHEAFNRLLEDPVIKRFLAWDKDLRVSDKYLLAMVIAYFSRAGLPSWQYQRIHFFLALYLANDMEEDDEDSKQNIFYFLYGKTRSRIPLLRKRRFQLCRYMNPRARKNRSQIALFQKLRFQFFCSMSGRAWVSPEELEEIQAYDPEHWVWARDRAHLS, encoded by the exons ATGGACAGAACGGAGACTAGGTTCCGTAAGAGGGGACAGATTACGGCAAAGATCATGACCAGCCGTCAACCGCACCCCCAGAATGAGCAGAGTCCCCAGCAGAGCACCTCGGGGTACCCCCTCCAGGAGGTGGTGGATGATGAAGCGTTGGGACCATCAG CCCCTGGGGTAGATCCCAGCCCCCCATGTAGGTCCCTTGgctggaaaaggaagaaggagtgGTCAGATGAATCTGAGGAGGAGCCGGAGAAGGAGCTCGCCTCTGAGCCTGAGGAGACCTGGGTAGTGGAGACGCTGTGTGGGCTCAAGATGAAGCTGAAGCAACAGCCAGTGTCACCCATCCTCCCTGAGCACCACAAGGACTTCAACAGTCAGCTTG CCCCTGGGGTAGATCCCAGCCCCCCGCATAGGTCCTTTTGCTGGAAAAGGAAGATGGAGTGGTGGGACGAATCTGAGGAGTCGGAGGAGGAGCTACGGAAGGTGCTCGCCCCTGAGCCTGAGGAGATCTGGGTGGCGGAGATGCTGTGTGGCCTCAAGATGAAGCTGAAGCGACAGCGAGTGTCGCTCGTGCTCCCTGAGCACCACGAGGCCTTCAACAGGCTGCTTG AGGATCCTGTCATTAAAAGATTCCTGGCCTGGGACAAAGATCTGAGGGTGTCGGACAAG TATCTCCTGGCTATGGTCATAGCGTATTTCAGCCGGGCCGGCCTCCCCTCCTGGCAATACCAACGCattcatttcttcctggctct CTACCTGGCCAATGACATGGAGGAGGATGACGAGGACTCCAAACAAAACATCTTCTACTTCCTGTATGGGAAGACCCGCTCTCGCATACCCTTGCTCCGTAAGCGTCGGTTCCAGTTATGCCGTTACATGAACCCGAGGGCCAGGAAGAACCGCTCTCAGATAGCCCTGTTCCAGAAACTTCGGTTCCAGTTCTTCTGTTCCATGAGCGGCAGGGCTTGGGTTTCCCCGGAGGAGTTGGAGGAG ATCCAGGCTTATGACCCAGAGCACTGGGTGTGGGCACGAGATCGCGCTCACCTTTCCTAG
- the LOC129135495 gene encoding CXXC motif containing zinc binding protein, producing MGKIALQLKATLENITNLRPVGEDFRWYLKMKCGNCGEISDKWQYIRLMDSVALKGGRGSASMVQKCKLCARENSIEILSSTIKAYNAEDNENFKTIVEFECRGLEPVDFQPQAGFAAEGVESGTAFSDINLQEKDWTDYDEKAQESVGIYEVTHQFVKC from the coding sequence ATGGGGAAAATCGCGCTGCAACTCAAAGCCACGCTGGAGAACATCACCAACCTCCGGCCCGTGGGCGAGGACTTCCGGTGGTACCTGAAGATGAAATGTGGCAACTGTGGTGAGATTTCGGACAAGTGGCAGTACATCCGGCTGATGGACAGTGTGGCACTGAAGGGGGGCCGTGGCAGTGCTTCCATGGTCCAGAAGTGCAAGCTGTGTGCAAGAGAAAATTCCATCGAGATTTTAAGCAGCACCATCAAGGCTTACAATGCTGAAGACAATGAGAACTTCAAGACAATAGTGGAGTTTGAGTGCCGGGGCCTTGAACCAGTTGATTTCCAGCCGCAGGCTGGGTTTGCTGCTGAAGGTGTGGAGTCAGGGACAGCCTTCAGTGACATTAATCTGCAGGAGAAGGACTGGACTGACTATGATGAAAAGGCCCAGGAGTCTGTGGGAATCTATGAGGTCACCCACCAGTTTGTGAAGTGCTGA